A region of the Pseudomonas sp. A34-9 genome:
GCTGACCGGCGTTGTAGACCCACGCCGAACGAGGCTCTTTAACCTGGTCGAGGGTTTCGTGCACCAGCAGCACACCACCGGCCAGCCGCGCCGGCGCGGTCACTTTCTGCTTGAAGTAGAACAGGATGTTGCCCGGGTTTTTCGGGTCGTAGTCCTTCATCTTGTCGCGGAACACGAACTGATCCTGGAAGTACACCAGGCTGAACGAGCCGTTCGGCTGAGGTGTGGCCTGGGTCACCAGACGGGTCACGCTGCCGCCGCGATAGCGGGTGATGTGGTTCCAGATGACTTCTACGCCGCTCTTCGGAATCGGGAACGGTACAGCGGTGTCGAAGTTTTCCAGACCATTACCGCCGGACACCAGGTTGGTGGTGGTGGCGTTTTTCTTGATCGCGGCGAACACGTCATCCGGCACGGTCGCACCGCGATGGGACGGATAGACCGGCATCTTGAAGGTGTCCGGGTAACGCTTGAACATCGCGTATTGGCCCGGCGCCAGTTTGTCCTTGTACTTGTCGACGTCTTTCGCGGTGATGGTGAACAGCGGTTGCTCACTGGCGTATGGATTGGACAGGAATCCCTTGCTGTCGACCGAGCCGGCATTCTTCGGCAGCGGCTTCCACGCCGGGATCGAACCGTCGGCGTTACCGGCCATTTCAGCGCCCATCGGCGTCAGGCTCTTGCCCAGTTTGTCGGCTTCGGCAGCAGGCACCGCGGCCATGACGCCGGTCGCCAGCAGCGACAGGCCCAGAACACCGGCGTGGAACAGACTCTTTGTTATTTTCATAAATTCGTTCGTCCTGAAATGCAGTGCTTAGAAGTTCACGCCGAAGCTGAGCGCAACGAAGTCGCGGTCATCCACAGTGGTGTACTTGCCGTCGAAAAAGTTGGTGTAGGCCAGGCTCGCGGTGTAGGTGTTCTGGTATTCGGCATCAACGCCCAGGCTGACCGCTTTGCGACCTTCCTCGAAGTTGC
Encoded here:
- a CDS encoding DUF1329 domain-containing protein, yielding MKITKSLFHAGVLGLSLLATGVMAAVPAAEADKLGKSLTPMGAEMAGNADGSIPAWKPLPKNAGSVDSKGFLSNPYASEQPLFTITAKDVDKYKDKLAPGQYAMFKRYPDTFKMPVYPSHRGATVPDDVFAAIKKNATTTNLVSGGNGLENFDTAVPFPIPKSGVEVIWNHITRYRGGSVTRLVTQATPQPNGSFSLVYFQDQFVFRDKMKDYDPKNPGNILFYFKQKVTAPARLAGGVLLVHETLDQVKEPRSAWVYNAGQRRVRRAPQVSYDGPGTAADGLRTSDNLDMFNGAPDRYDWKLEGKKEMYIASDSYKLDDPKLKYADIIKAGHINQDLARYELRRVWHVVATLKEGQRHIYAKRDFYIDEDTWQAAVIDHYDGRGQLWRVAEAHAENYYDKQVPWYALETLYDLQSGRYLALGMKNEEKQAYDFGFTATTSDFTPAALRQDGVR